The Ipomoea triloba cultivar NCNSP0323 chromosome 4, ASM357664v1 DNA segment AGGTATTAATTAGTGGTTATAATAGTTAAGCATACTTTTATATACATAGaatctttttttgaaaagtttaattttgaaattttaatggaATAAAGTTGAtctttgatacattttaattttttttttataaaataatgttatattagtaatttttaaaataatcctAGACAAATTCAATAAAATTGGGTTAGATTAGCATTTTTCTTGAAttagaatttataatttttataaaatgtaaatatttaatattaatgtcTTAATTTTTAAAGTGTCTAATATTATTGGTATATATGcagaataatatttttacaaaacacagaagtttttaaaaaaatttcaccaactataaatgtttaattatattgttatgtTAAAAGCGGAAGGGTGATTACTTATTAGAATTACTTCGTTAATGGCGTTGATAAGTCACATGTCAaccttaataaattaaatagttatATACATCTCAATAATAATGGTGAATTATaacaatttatttgattttatcgACTTATTCTTCTAACAAGATGAGAGTCTGTCTAGCTTAGTGTGTTTTCATTCCTATGTTTTGATTGGTCAGGCCAGGTTTGATAATGGGTTCTCAGTCTCAATCCGCTTATTGGGTCGGGGTCCAAAAAGTGCACGATATTGTTAAGTCACTTACCCTTGATCAACAACGCGCCGTCAAGGACATGGGATTCGACGGCAtcttaagtgtggaaaatttcaatattgacgaagaatttcttgaatttcttattgATCTAGTGGACTACAATAATGTCTCCATTAGCATCCAAGGGGCTAATCACCAAATAACCCATCAAGATGTTGGTTCCATCCTTGGCGTTCCATCTAGTGGTTTCGATGTTGAAGAGATGATAGGGTTAGAAGGCGGGAGTTACCCAGTCCCAGTTCGTGATGGCATGATCGATGCAGCCGCACTCGAAAATATGATTGCACTAGAGAGAGGTGGTGCAACAGATGCCTTCAAAACCTATTTCCTCCTCTATGTTGTTACATATTTTCTTGCTCCCGGACATGGACTCAACAAGAAATGGTCCAACATTGCTCAACACTTACACAGGGTGGGTGAAATGAACTGGAGTAAGTTTGTCCTAGACTGCCTTCTAGATAGTATCACCAGGGCAAGGCAAATGAAACAGCATGGTGTTGGGGGATGCTTGGTGCTGTTGATGGtgagttttaatttgatatccTGTAAATACGACTATGCATATATGCACACCTATCCCATCATTATTTCATGTACcatgaataaaatgtacatatttaatttactaaggttaaggtacattatttgtgtattgaaggtacattattttgtatactatcaaataattaatgtacatttagtatataaatattgtacttttaatatactaaaaaatgtacattttattcatgatccATATTACCGGTCAATACAGGCTCAGGGTAGGCCTTTTCCTTTTGGCAAGGAAAAATGGTTAAATAGGCTATTGAACTTTATACGAAAGTGTAATTAAGTCTAATGGACAAGACGCCAGTCGTCAgcggttatttatttatttatttttttaaatccgGCAATTAGGGGTTGTATACCGTGGTCAGCActaattaatagtggtcaacaACAGTAGTTTTACCGGTAACTTATTGATTACCGCTGAATAGGGCTTGTTTGACTCATTTTGACAAGttcaagtgtttaattgcaTCTTTTGAAATTGAGGGGCTTAATTGAACTTTCGTATAAAGGTGAAGAGTCCATTTGATCCTTATCCCGTTTTACAATAATAAGATACTTATTACTAATCAAATTAGCTTAACATTCAATAAGCATCATACATAatcatatattatgtatttcttataaaatatttactatatacatacttttttttaaaaatatatgcaTTTCTCTAAAATTGAAACCCACCCATACATATATAAGGAGCGGGGCAGGCTGGCCTATTTAGACCGCTCTCTACATAGCATGGCATGTTTAATTTGGTATGGTGTTttgatatttcatttgtttttcagATTTATTTCTTAGAGAAGTACAGATTTCGGGGTGACAAAAGGGTTGACTACGAATTGAGGCCTACCCCAAGAATAAAAGATTGGGGGAAGGATGAGTTAGGCAACCGCATTCGTGAATTCAAGCGACATGGCTTAATACTTGCTTCTTCTACAGTTTATTCAGTAAGATACATCCCATCCCTTATGGTATTATTACTCTACTCTTAAATGAGAAGTTATTTTTGTTGGATATTTTACTCTGACaagctgatagttgaattgcatatttatgttatGTTTAACACGTTGTGAtatgatatcaaattgaaacatacgctccatttcaactaaaagtctaaactaataatttgattttatatttatgtttatatatattatatatatgctgaacaaaaaggacaaaaattggACATGAAGTTCACTTTCCTAAAAGTTTCTTATCAATTCTTTACCAAAGCAACAGTTAGTCATTATTTAATGCATGATTAACGTGCAGTGTAATGAAAACAGGTGAACATAGCTGAGAGGGACAACACTGAATTTAACCATATTGACGATTATTGCAAACAACAATTCAGAGCATTAGAAGCAAGGCAAAGAGACCAGCAGTCACAAATGGAAAGTTTCAAAGAAGATGTAACCCAGAAACTGGATTCCATTATGGACTTACTACGCAACCCGATGAGCCGTACTGCTAATCCAATTTCACCGTCCGAGGTTTATGGGAGAATctattttatttagttattgGATGGGTTTAGGAGATTGCATATAGTATAGGAAGTTGAAAGAACAAATCTTGAATAACGTAAATTAATTACCATGCAGGTTAAGGAACCCACTCAGATAAATCCAAAACAGAGTATGGATGTGGATCGAGTTAAAAAGCGTAAATGGGGTAGCGATGACAATCCGTTCCTGGAATGGTTCTTTCAGGAGAAAAGATCTGGGACATACGTTAGCTTTGAGAATGGCCATGTCAACGGTGATGGATTGTATTCACTTAGGCCTGGTGTTTGGATTATAGACgaggtaattaattaaatgctaGTAATATGTAACATAGTGTTCAGCAGATTGGAGTCATGTAAAGGGGCAAGTCCATTAATTAGGGGTCAGGAGATTGTTaaggtcaagtccaacaccctgGCCTGTCttttgaaaatgtgatggcTGTTTTTAAAAACTAACTATAGATTTTGACATAATGGTAGAGCTTGCGCGATCCTaataagtggtatcagagcagaaGAAGACGACACCTTGCCTCTAAAAAATGTGATGACtgtctataaaaaaaaattgtgttgttggctactaattataacttttggcgtaatgCATGGTAAGGCTTAGCTTGATCCTAATTCCTAACACatagcattatattatattcattcattatgtattattaattttaaattatttattttcttgtatgtGCCTAATTTCCTGCAGGTTATAAACGCGCATGAATGTGTATTGAGATTCAAAGATTGCGATAAGGCTCCCAGAAATCTGTACCTTCCAACATATTTTGCACAGCTACCCGAAGACGAGAGGTACAACGTTTTTCAAAGGTGTGTCGGCTCCAACCGTACCCTATCTAGATGTACTTCTATATACATCCCGATGAACATGGAGAATAGGCACTGGTACTTGATAAGGGCAGACATCCAGACAAAGGAAGCAGCAATTTTTGACTCTTACCTTCAAAACAAGAAAGCCAAAACTCGTACTCATGAGGCGGAGGAGGTCCTAAAATCCCTGCACAATTGCCTGATAGAGCATGCTATGGTGGATGAATCATTTTCATACAGTGATGACAAAAATGGTGTTTGGAAAATCTCAATACCGGGTTGGGTGCCTCAGCAGAAAAATGGTTATGACTGTGGTGTTTTCGTCATGCTTTTCATGGAGCAGGGTAAAAATTTAACACGCGAAACCAGATTTGAGACTGAGAAGGAGAGGAGACGCATTGCTTTACAACTTCTATATCACCCCGGGAACGAACGACGCTCCCAAGTAATGAAAATGTTGTCTTCTACTCTTGGTGGAGACCAGCTGGGTCTCGTCCACAAGAAAAACAAGGGAACACTTGGATCATGATCCTTTAATTTATTGGTTGAAGCATTGGCATCGGCATGTAAGAAAGCGCTCTCATGGATAAAGAATACCTGGGGAAATGGATTGCCAAAATTTATTATAGAGCATCACCAGAAAATTCAAGGATTTAACTTATATATTTAGCTAGGTTTTgtggattgtttttttttttttttttttggNNNNNNNNNNNNNNNNNNNNNNNNNNNNNNNNNNNNNNNNNNNNNNNNNNNNNNNNNNNNNNNNNNNNNNNNNNNNNNNNNNNNNNNNNNNNNNNNNNNNNNNNNNNNNNNNNN contains these protein-coding regions:
- the LOC116015227 gene encoding uncharacterized protein LOC116015227, which encodes MGSQSQSAYWVGVQKVHDIVKSLTLDQQRAVKDMGFDGILSVENFNIDEEFLEFLIDLVDYNNVSISIQGANHQITHQDVGSILGVPSSGFDVEEMIGLEGGSYPVPVRDGMIDAAALENMIALERGGATDAFKTYFLLYVVTYFLAPGHGLNKKWSNIAQHLHRVGEMNWSKFVLDCLLDSITRARQMKQHGVGGCLVLLMIYFLEKYRFRGDKRVDYELRPTPRIKDWGKDELGNRIREFKRHGLILASSTVYSVNIAERDNTEFNHIDDYCKQQFRALEARQRDQQSQMESFKEDVTQKLDSIMDLLRNPMSRTANPISPSEVKEPTQINPKQSMDVDRVKKRKWGSDDNPFLEWFFQEKRSGTYVSFENGHVNGDGLYSLRPGVWIIDEVINAHECVLRFKDCDKAPRNLYLPTYFAQLPEDERYNVFQRCVGSNRTLSRCTSIYIPMNMENRHWYLIRADIQTKEAAIFDSYLQNKKAKTRTHEAEEVLKSLHNCLIEHAMVDESFSYSDDKNGVWKISIPGWVPQQKNGYDCGVFVMLFMEQGKNLTRETRFETEKERRRIALQLLYHPGNERRSQVMKMLSSTLGGDQLGLVHKKNKGTLGS